One Erythrobacter sp. SDW2 genomic region harbors:
- the ubiA gene encoding 4-hydroxybenzoate octaprenyltransferase: protein MSDAAPTDVVPDSEHRGLVARLPQVPRDLAMLARFDRPIGWWLLFWPCVWGVWLAGAGWQLAMLGWLLLGSIAMRGAGCVYNDIVDADLDRQVARTASRPVASGRVSRKTAWGWLLALCLIGLLVLLQLRFEAQLVALASLALVAAYPFMKRITWWPQAWLGMVFTWGLLVGWAQFRLDQLPALAAVYGGSALWVIGYDTIYALQDREDDAMVGIKSSALRLGESVTAGVALFYAGAVALWALGIWLLRADWIALLALLPVAGHLAWQVVTLDPADPANPLERFRSNRWAGALMAAACFVVGNA, encoded by the coding sequence CTAGCAATGCTCGCCCGGTTCGATCGTCCGATTGGCTGGTGGCTGCTGTTCTGGCCCTGCGTCTGGGGCGTATGGCTGGCGGGGGCAGGATGGCAGCTGGCCATGCTCGGCTGGCTCCTGCTCGGCAGTATCGCCATGCGCGGGGCGGGGTGCGTCTATAACGATATCGTTGACGCCGATCTCGACCGTCAGGTGGCGCGCACCGCCAGCCGCCCGGTGGCGAGCGGGCGGGTGTCGCGCAAGACGGCGTGGGGGTGGTTGCTCGCGCTCTGTCTGATCGGGCTCCTCGTCCTGCTGCAATTGCGGTTCGAGGCGCAGCTGGTGGCGCTGGCGAGCCTCGCGCTGGTCGCAGCCTATCCCTTTATGAAGCGCATCACCTGGTGGCCGCAGGCGTGGCTGGGGATGGTCTTTACCTGGGGGCTGCTGGTCGGCTGGGCGCAGTTCCGGCTGGACCAGCTGCCCGCGCTGGCGGCAGTCTATGGCGGTTCGGCGCTGTGGGTGATCGGCTACGACACGATCTACGCGCTGCAGGACCGGGAGGACGACGCGATGGTCGGCATCAAGTCGAGCGCCTTGCGTCTGGGTGAGAGCGTCACGGCAGGCGTGGCGCTGTTCTACGCCGGGGCAGTGGCGCTGTGGGCGCTCGGCATCTGGCTGTTGCGAGCGGACTGGATCGCGCTGTTGGCCTTGCTGCCGGTGGCCGGACATCTGGCATGGCAGGTGGTGACGCTCGACCCGGCCGATCCTGCCAACCCGCTGGAGCGGTTCCGCTCGAACCGCTGGGCCGGGGCGCTGATGGCAGCGGCGTGCTTCGTGGTGGGGAACGCATAA